The following proteins come from a genomic window of Labrus mixtus unplaced genomic scaffold, fLabMix1.1 SCAFFOLD_100, whole genome shotgun sequence:
- the LOC132967189 gene encoding cytochrome c oxidase subunit 5B, mitochondrial-like, with amino-acid sequence MAARLLLRSAVRAATSCRAAPVPALTRGMAAGGIPTDEEQATGLEKIIMKAMKEGSDPYSMMKPKEYAGSKVDPHLVPSITNKRIVGCVCEEDNTAVVWFWLHEGEANRCPSCGSHYKLVAHELPH; translated from the exons ATGGCTGCAAGGTTACTGCTCCGCTCGGCTGTGAGAGCCGCTACAAGCTGCCGGGCCGCCCCGGTACCGGCTCTGACCCGGGGGATGGCTGCTGGAG GGATTCCCACTGATGAGGAGCAGGCGACCGGACTGGAGAAGATCATCATGAAGGCCATGAAGGAGGGATcg GATCCCTACAGCATGATGAAGCCAAAGGAGTACGCCGGCTCCAAGGTGGACCCCCACCTCGTCCCCTCCATCACGAACAagaggattgtgggatgtgtct gcGAGGAAGACAACACGGCTGTGGTCTGGTTCTGGCTCCATGAGGGCGAGGCCAACCGCTGCCCGTCCTGTGGTTCCCACTACAAACTGGTTGCCCATGAGCTCCCCCACTAA
- the LOC132967190 gene encoding cytochrome c oxidase subunit 5B, mitochondrial-like yields MTSYVRDQQRPSSVREGEMAARLLLRSAVRAAGSCRAAPVPALTRGMAAGGIPTDEEQATGLEKIIMKAMKEGSDPYSMMKPKEYAGSKVDPHLVPSITNKRIVGCVCEEDNTAVVWFWLHEGEANRCPSCGSHYKLVAHELPH; encoded by the exons ATGACGTCATATGTCCGCGACCAGCAGCGACCATCAAGCGTCAGAGAAGGAGAAATGGCTGCAAGGTTACTGCTCCGCTCGGCTGTGAGAGCCGCTGGAAGCTGCCGGGCCGCCCCGGTACCGGCTCTGACCCGCGGGATGGCTGCTGGAG GGATTCCCACTGATGAGGAGCAGGCGACCGGACTGGAGAAGATCATCATGAAGGCCATGAAGGAGGGATCG gATCCCTACAGCATGATGAAGCCAAAGGAGTACGCCGGCTCCAAGGTGGACCCCCACCTCGTCCCCTCCATCACGAACAagaggattgtgggatgtgtct gcGAGGAAGACAACACGGCCGTGGTCTGGTTCTGGCTCCATGAGGGCGAGGCCAACCGCTGCCCGTCCTGTGGTTCCCACTACAAACTGGTTGCCCATGAGCTCCCCCACTAA